One Ignavibacterium sp. DNA segment encodes these proteins:
- the fmt gene encoding methionyl-tRNA formyltransferase, whose protein sequence is MKIVFMGTPDFAIPSLRILLEKKYNVTAVVTQPDKGRGRGQKVAFTAVKKFAVANNLPVYQPDKLKNNAEFIEQMKSVEPDLFVVVAFRILPKEVFEIPKYGSFNLHGSFLPKYRGAAPIQWALINGDTETGLTTFKLAEQVDTGNIYLQEKVKINSDDNFESLHDRMSLIGAELVLKTVKLIESGIAELKEQDDSIASPAPKITKEICLINWNKPATEVHNLVRGLSPYPAAYFLHNNKVIKIYKSEVVNYPDLKPGEIQHTKTELIIGCGSNALRILEIQQEGKRRMTTEDFLRGFRM, encoded by the coding sequence ATGAAAATTGTTTTTATGGGCACACCGGATTTTGCAATTCCTTCTTTAAGAATTCTTCTCGAAAAAAAATATAATGTTACTGCCGTAGTTACTCAACCTGATAAAGGAAGGGGAAGAGGACAAAAAGTTGCTTTTACTGCTGTTAAAAAATTTGCAGTTGCAAATAATCTACCTGTTTATCAACCCGATAAATTAAAAAATAATGCTGAATTTATTGAACAAATGAAATCTGTTGAGCCGGATTTATTTGTTGTGGTTGCATTCAGAATTTTACCAAAAGAAGTTTTTGAAATTCCAAAATATGGTTCATTTAATCTTCACGGATCATTTCTCCCTAAATATCGGGGTGCAGCGCCAATTCAGTGGGCATTAATTAATGGCGATACTGAAACTGGTTTAACAACATTTAAACTTGCCGAGCAAGTTGATACTGGAAATATTTATCTGCAGGAAAAAGTAAAAATAAACTCTGATGATAATTTTGAATCTTTACACGATAGAATGAGTCTGATTGGTGCTGAACTCGTCTTAAAAACTGTAAAACTGATTGAAAGCGGAATTGCAGAATTAAAAGAACAGGATGATTCAATTGCGTCACCTGCACCAAAGATTACTAAAGAAATATGTTTGATTAATTGGAATAAACCTGCGACAGAGGTTCATAATCTGGTGAGAGGTTTATCACCTTATCCGGCAGCCTATTTTTTACACAATAATAAAGTAATAAAGATATACAAATCAGAAGTTGTTAATTATCCCGATCTAAAACCCGGAGAAATACAGCATACAAAAACAGAATTGATTATTGGCTGTGGAAGTAATGCTTTGAGAATTCTTGAAATTCAACAGGAAGGAAAGCGGAGAATGACCACTGAAGATTTTTTGAGAGGGTTTAGAATGTGA
- the def gene encoding peptide deformylase: MSILPITLFGDKILRKKVAKVTEINGNTIKIISDMFETMRNANGVGLAANQVGVNQQIFVVDISAVEGYESYKPIPLINPRIVAKSDEKSVIEEGCLSIPELRFEVTRPKMINISYFDANMKEQTIEADELLARVMLHEYDHLQGVLFTDYLDEEMKKRSKKHLNKIKKRKLEIEYPVSDDVDYILIK; this comes from the coding sequence ATGTCAATATTACCAATCACTCTTTTTGGTGATAAAATACTAAGGAAAAAAGTTGCAAAGGTTACAGAAATAAACGGTAATACTATAAAAATTATTTCTGATATGTTTGAAACTATGAGAAATGCTAATGGAGTGGGACTTGCAGCAAATCAGGTTGGTGTAAATCAACAAATTTTTGTTGTTGATATTTCTGCTGTCGAAGGTTATGAATCTTATAAACCTATTCCATTAATTAATCCAAGAATTGTTGCAAAGTCAGATGAAAAAAGTGTTATTGAAGAAGGATGTTTAAGCATCCCGGAATTACGTTTTGAAGTTACAAGACCTAAAATGATTAACATTTCATATTTTGATGCAAATATGAAAGAACAAACAATAGAAGCAGATGAGCTTTTAGCTAGGGTAATGCTGCACGAGTATGATCATCTGCAGGGCGTGTTGTTTACAGATTATTTAGATGAAGAAATGAAAAAGCGTTCAAAAAAACATCTTAATAAAATCAAAAAACGGAAACTGGAAATTGAATATCCTGTAAGTGATGATGTTGATTATATTTTGATTAAATAG